From Cryptococcus neoformans var. neoformans B-3501A chromosome 6, whole genome shotgun sequence, the proteins below share one genomic window:
- a CDS encoding 40S ribosomal protein S2 (Match to ESTs gb|CF193927.1|CF193927, gb|CF192171.1|CF192171, gb|CF191971.1|CF191971; HMMPfam hit to Ribosomal_S5, Ribosomal protein S5, N-terminal domain, score: 134.6, E(): 2.3e-37; HMMPfam hit to Ribosomal_S5_C, Ribosomal protein S5, C-terminal domain, score: 108.2, E(): 2e-29), producing the protein MAERGGFGRGRGGAGGRGRRGPRRGGKKEEDKEWVPVTKLGRLVKDGKIKSMEEIYLFSLPVKEFQIIDLFLPALKDEVMKIMPVQKQTSAGQRTRFKAFVAVGDFDGHVGLGIKCAKEVATAIRGAIISAKLSIVPVRRGYWGSHIAEPHTVPCKVSGKSGSVMCRLIPAPRGTGIVAAPASKRMLQMAGIQDCYTQSKGCTATQGNFLKATMAALAKTYQFQSPDLWNVIAPGLTPYDEHSSWLAIAAKKAANY; encoded by the exons ATGGCTGAGCGAGGTGGTTTCGGACGTGGTCGTGGCGGTGCCGGTGGCCGAGGCAGGAGGGGTCCCCGACGAGGCGgtaagaaggaggaggacaaggaatG GGTCCCCGTTACCAAGCTCGGTCGATTGGTGAAGGACGGCAAGATCAAGTCCATGGAGGAGAtctacctcttctctctccccgtcAAGGAGTTCCAGATCAttgaccttttccttcctgccCTCAAGGACGAGGTTATGAAGATCATGCCCGTCCAGAAGCAGACTTCTGCCGGTCAGAGGACCAGGTTCAAGGCTTTCGTTGCCGTTGGTGACTTTGACGGTCACGTTGGTCTCGGTATCAAGTGCGCCAAGGAGGTTGCTACCGCCATCCGAGGTGCCATCATTTCTGCCAAGCTCTCCATCGTTCCCGTCCGAAGGGGTTACTGGGGTTCTCACATTGCTGAGCCTCACACCGTTCCCTGCAAGGTCTCTGGCAAGAGCGGTTCCGTTATGTGCCGATTGATCCCTGCCC CCCGAGGTACCGGTATCGTTGCCGCCCCTGCTTCCAAGCGAATGCTCCAGATGGCTGGTATCCAGGACTGTTACA CCCAGTCTAAGGGTTGCACTGCCACCCAGGGTAACTTCTTGAAGGCTACCATGGCTGCCCTCGCCAAGACCTACCAGTTCCAGTCCCCCGACCTCTGGAACGTTATCGCTCCTGGTCTTACTCCTTACGACGAGCACTCTTCCTGGTTGGCTATCGCCGCCAAGAAGGCCGCCAACTACTAA
- a CDS encoding hypothetical protein (HMMPfam hit to Ras, Ras family, score: 235.0, E(): 1.4e-67), with product MSSSPNNRAIRRKLVIVGDGAAGKTSLLNVFAVGHFSESYEPTVFDNYVTEIELDGKPVQLALWDTAGQEEYERLRPLSYSKAHVILIAFAVDTPDSLENVTQKWIEEVRSICGKAIPVILVACKADLRDKAVANGTYSPERFTDHATGQRIADSIGAKGYFETSALQNRNVDAVFEAATRAAVLVRDAGHGGVGAPNGSFDAGGRKDWGREKEEKKFGCCVIA from the exons ATGTCTTCAAGTCCCAACAACCGTGCA ATTAGGAGAAAGCTCGTCATCGTTGGGGACGGCGCAGCAGGAAAGACCTCGTTGCTCAACGTGTTTGCAGTCGGTCACTTCTCAGAGAGCTAT GAACCAACAGTGTTTGACAACTATGTGACGGAGATTGAACTCGACGGAAAGCCTGTTCAACTGGCTTTGTGGGACACTGC CGGTCAAGAAGAGTATGAAAGACTACGACCCCTTTCTTATTCCAAAGCGCACGTAATTCTCATCGCCTTTGCGGTAGATACACCTGACTCACTGGAGAATGTCACCCAAAAA TGGATAGAGGAAGTTAGGTCTATCTGTGGCAAAGCTATCCCTGTCATTCTTGTGGCATGCAAGGCCGATCTCCGTGACAAGGCTGTTGCGAATGGCACTTACTCTCCCGAACGATTCACAGATCATGCTACT GGCCAAAGAATAGCAGACTCCATCGGCGCAAAGGGATACTTTGAAACTTCAGCTTTGCAAAACCGAAATGTCGATGCCGTATTTGAAGCTGCTACGCGAGCAGCAGTCTTAGTCAGGGATGCGGGGCATGGCGGGGTGGGTGCCCCGAATGGGAGCTTTGATGCGGGAGGACGGAAAGATtgggggagggagaaggaggagaaaaaattTGGGTGTTGTGTCATTGCTTAA